The following are encoded in a window of Amaranthus tricolor cultivar Red isolate AtriRed21 chromosome 2, ASM2621246v1, whole genome shotgun sequence genomic DNA:
- the LOC130806716 gene encoding succinate dehydrogenase [ubiquinone] iron-sulfur subunit 2, mitochondrial-like, giving the protein MATGLLRRKIPAFLSSSTTKLLLSRFSSSSSSTPTTKTFSIYRWNPDKPSKPELQSYEINLKECGPMILDALIKIKNEIDPSLTFRRSCREGICGSCAMNINGCNGLACLTKIESGGSATMITPLPHMFVIKDLVVDMTNFYNQYKSIEPWLKRKNPAPVQGKEYYQSKEDRKKLDGMYECILCSCCSTSCPSYWWNPESYLGPAALLHAHRWIADSRDEYTKERLEAINDEFKLYRCHTIMNCTAACPKGLSPAKQIQQIKHLQLA; this is encoded by the exons ATGGCGACGGGACTCCTCCGCCGGAAAATTCCAGCATTTTTATCCTCCTCCACAACCAAACTCCTCCTCTCACGTTTCTCCTCCTCATCATCTTCCACCCCTACAACCAAAACCTTCTCTATCTACCGCTGGAACCCCGACAAACCCTCAAAACCCGAACTTCAATCCTACGAAATCAATCTCAAAGAATGCGGTCCTATGATCCTCGACGCACTAATCAAGATCAAAAACGAGATCGATCCTTCACTCACTTTTCGCCGATCTTGTCGCGAAGGTATTTGTGGTTCTTGCGCTATGAACATTAATGGTTGTAATGGTCTTGCTTGTTTAACGAAGATTGAATCAGGTGGTAGTGCTACGATGATTACTCCGCTTCCTCATATGTTTGTTATTAAGGATTTGGTGGTGGatatgactaatttttataATCAGTATAAGAGTATTGAGCCTTGGTTGAAGAGGAAGAATCCTGCGCCTGTACAAGGGAAAGAGTATTATCAAAGTAAAGAGGATAGGAAAAAGTTGGATGGGATGTATGAGTGTATTTTGTGTTCTTGTTGTAGTACTTCTTGCCCTAGTTATTGGTGGAATCCTGAGTCCTATTTAGGTCCTGCTGCTTTGCTTCATGCTCATCG atGGATAGCTGATAGCCGTGATGAGTATACTAAGGAGCGGCTAGAGGCAATTAACGATGAGTTCAAGCTCTATAGGTGCCATACAATTATGAACTGTACGGCTGCCTGCCCGAAGGGTTTGAGCCCGGCAAAGCAAATTCAGCAGATCAAACATCTCCAGCTTGCTTAA